The Lacerta agilis isolate rLacAgi1 chromosome 16, rLacAgi1.pri, whole genome shotgun sequence genomic sequence cttccaatatctaaagggctgtcacatggaggatgaagcAAGCTTTTTTTCACCTGCTTTAGAGgggaggacccgaaccaatggatttaagtcacaagaaaagagattcctactaaacaccaggaagaactttatgacagtaagaactgttggaCGGTAGAACAGAGTCCTTCCATGGGAGGCAAAGCAGATGTTGGAGGGCCGCCTCTCAcagatgcttgagttgagattcctgcattgcagagggttggatggGGTGGCCCTGGGgcccccttcctactctacaatactatcattctatgattctataatcaaATAACTAAGAGAAGTATCTCACCTATTTTGGGATAATGAGGAACTGAAAGAAATTGAATCTCAAACTGAATTCAGGACTGGGATAAAGAGGAACCCAAAATTGACTGATTCCTCCATCCTTAGCCACAAGTGACTTACCTTATGGAATGAGGGTGTTTTTCCTCAACTGAGGGTCTTACATGGAAGCTGGAAACAGCAGTATCTTGTAGCTCCAAAATTCCTGAGCGGTGGCAATATTAGTTTGTTATAACAACTATACACACAGGCAAGTTTAAGCTTTCTGTAAATTTCTGGGTGGGGTGGACAGTCTCTCTATGGAGATGGTGCCTATGGAGTAAAACCATAGGTTAATAATATTCCTGTTGTATATAACTCCCAGAAGGCTTAACACAATTAAGAATGTATCTTTATTTtgcctgttggaaatgtaaaattaAATCTGTGCCGATCTTTGTCAATATCAAAGCTTATTGACCTGTGCCCAAACTTTGCCTTGCAAACATTCTTCCTTTAACCACCATGACAGTCCATTtgaagtttctttttcttcttctaatgttGACACGGTCTTTGTTTTCCTGCATCAAATATTTTCCTTATCTGCTTTGTAATATGCTTTTATGCATTTCAAAAACTCAAcagacccccccttttttccttttcctctcttcTGCACATTGGATTAAAATATTGTTATGAATCTATGGGTGCAAGACATCCTGAATTCTGGATTAAATTAGTGTTAGTATTTAATTAAGGTTGGGATGTTAGAACTAAGAAATAGCAAGACCTGTGCATATTCAAGATGTGTATTGCCAGTGTTAATCCTGGAGTTAGCAGGTAGGCTAATTCCAGTAGGTAGGTTCTTTAATGAgttttattattcatattttaaaaatatttttttaacatttatttttaaaaattccatgaGACAGTAAAATTAtagctacaaaaaaatacaaattgaataTGAAGTCCTCTCCAGTCTCTCTTAAAAGTAAGgcttagcccaggggtcagcaaactttttcagtaggggtccttcagaccttgtgaggggccagactatattttttttgggggggggaatgaacaaattcctgtgccccacaaataacccagagatgctttttaaataaaagcataattctactcatgtaaaaacacactgattcccggaccacccatgggccagatttagaaggcaattgggctggatccagctcttgggccttagtttgcctacccatggcttagctCTTTCCAGCCACAGAGGACAGTAGCTCCTCCTTGGACTCACCTGGgatctttcctttctcctcccagcctATTACCCAGGGAGACCAACACTTCACTGTCTCTCCCAGGGTCCTCCATCAACCATCTATCACCCTCACCAGTATACAATCTCTGGACTTTAATAAAGGCCCCAGACAaaggacaagaaagaaagaaagaaagaaagaaagaaagaaagaaagaaagaaagaaagaaagggaaacagaaacaagggttaaaagaaagaaagaaagaagctaagattaaaaaaaaaacattagagaaagatacaaaaaagaaaacttctgaTTTTCTGTCTTCTGgctacataatttttttaaaaaaacatttttattaagcTTGCTGAGAAACATTAATCTCTTTGTTTCTCAGGTGGTAGATGAAAGGGTTCTGTAGGGGGGTGACCACTGTGTACCCAACAGGTGGCCTTCCGGATCTTGTCACACGCCAGCTCCAAtgatcagagattatgggagctgcagtcaccAATGTCTGGAGGAacccagattccccatccctgctgtaagtcttaggctgcaattctatacacaaaGGGCAGACAATGTGGTATCCTCTAGATGCTATTGAATTCCAAATCCAGCCCACATTGACCAAGCATGTTGGAAATTGTACTTCCAGCAATATTGACAGGGTGTACgcctatgcatacttacctgggagtcccAATATACTccctggggcttacttctgaatacacaGACATATATAGGAAGGATTTAAAGACAGTTGTTCTTATGGGTATCTTTGAGAGACGTTTGTCTGATAAACAGCTGACTGTGCAGCTGAATTTGCATACTATGAACAACTCTCCTTGGGACAGCATCTTATCTATTTTGCCATTCTCCATCTATGCAGCCAACATGGTCTAGTATGTCCTGTTGGGATAACCAgttgttggagtaacctgctccaacaggtcatgaaggtcgtgaggatttggaggaattgaAGAGGGCTGAAGAAGTGATAGGCAGCAAGAGaagcaaaggcggccgaagcagcagaaggaggCTGAAAATAAAATAGACTGCAGTCAACTCTTGAAGTGCACTCACTGgtagcgagcgagctctccgtcgcctcaaactgaggcaggggctatttattagcttTTTATACAACGTCATCAACATAACACCAACCAATTACAACTCAGCATTAACAAGCCCTTCCAGGCGGGAAACAGCCTCAAGAACTGTTAACctagaggcttcctggcgcgctttagCTGGAGCGGAGGGATCCCGACTCCAGTGCTATTGTCCTtggccggatcttctttttccttctgtgcacGGCAGGATCAGCGCAGCGGCTGGACGCGCGGGAGACGCCAAAGCGTATTCCCACAATGGCCATTGTGCAAATCAATAAGTGAAAGACCCCTTGTTTTAATGAATTCTCATTTAGCAACCCACTGTTCAGCTGAAGTGCCTGTGGTCACCAGTCCAAGCTGACTGAAGAGCCTTTTCATGGCTGCCTTCATCTCATGGTTTCTCAGGCTGTAGATGATAGGGTTCAGCATGGGGTGACCACGTGTATGCAACAGTGGctacctgcctcctcccacctgAGGAGGTGGAGGATGGCTGGAAGCAGACTCCAATGATGCTGCCATAGAAGAGGGTCATGACAGTGAAGTGGAAAAAGTCTTCCTCTTTCCAGCTGCTGAAGGTACCTTAAGCATGGCACCTACAACCCAGATGTAGGACAGCAGGATGTAGAAAAATGGAGTCATCACCAGCATGCAACCAACATTTGGGCAGAATGAGTGTCAGAGCAAGAGAGATGCAATAGAGGACAAGTGTCACAGAAGAAGTGGGAAACCTCCCAGGGACCACAGAAGGAGAGCTGGTTGGTCAAAAGAGTGTGGAACAAGCAGTAAACATTGGGGAGACCCCAGGAGCCTGCGACTAACAAGAGCCAGTGTTTATGACTCAGTAGAGTGGCATAGTGCAATGGATGGCAGGTGGCCACATACCGGTCATCTGCCATGGAAACCAGAAGGAAGCTGTCAATATTGGCAAAGGCAATGAAGAAATACATCTGGGTTAGGCAGCCCCTGGAGGAGATGTCTGCACTTCCAGAGTCTCCAAAGGTCTCCAGCATCTTGGGAACAATGACATCCACCAGAAGAAGTACATGGGAGCAGAAAGGAGATGAGGATCAGAGCAGATGAGCAGGACAAATAAGCACATTTCCCAGCATAGTCAGCAGATACATGGATAGGAAAACGGGAAAGAGAATGCCTCGGTATTCTGCACTGACAGAGAAACCTGAAAGGATAAATCCAGAAAAGACTGTCTGATTGCCCATTGTGACATTTTTCTGTTGAGAGAGAAGCAGAGACCAGCATGATATTACATGTTTGCCAATACTGGGATACATCTGTAAAGTGGAAGCTTTGAGACGCACAGCAACAAAATGGGCATCTAGGCTCAAACTGCTAAGTTAAAATGCTATGTGCTATGTtgggtgccgagtcaatggcggacgggagtccgacggctccgtcctccgttaggcgatagggatctccgtgcctgcgccacgggtcccttaaagccacgggaagagcgtcccgtggaccgacggcttcgtgggtcccagacgtgctgtctccgctcctgattgaccctcgtaagggggaaagtcaggcgagcggagccccagcacgggactgaagaagcgactgcctgcggaggatcaaagcagcgatcccgccagacctgagcacccggcacttcctacacagagacttccaaagaaactctgtaagttaaaatatcgGATTATCTTACAAGTTTAAAGAGtattgcttgcagaggaaattgtaaaaggaagcctgttccctctggactgtttgcgcgagcttggtagcgctagaAGATCAAAGCCgtgactaacggaaaagttttgcgaactctgctaaactttttaaaagtggattaaaagttattttaaggatgtttaaggacctaaaaatgagaaatatggcaaaagaagacaccgctctccctcaggattaggattccgggtcggtagcgggctgcagtaatttgttgccattttttcttgctactgtgtcagtgactgtttaccagtggagacttttTAGCTATTTTGTGGCCAGTTTCAACGTAAAaaaagacttggtggtaacactgcaagggaaaCAAAATTTCTGACTTGGATTATAAAAGGACTAACTTCTTTTTGACTTTTTGACTGAAGACTATTgggttttaaaaattgtgaactcTGTGCTTAAAAGTTAAATTGCTGGATTTGTGTggaactcctggctcagcagtctctttgttctcaggagagaattgctggccacctggtgtttatctttaagactgttggctttctgctgtgaatgtctgagacggttactacagcaactggattgaccttgagattacaattgcagagctcacaggatatgcatgagagcactagatcaaaaacatctagctctgcacaaagaaaaggctctattTCCCTAACTTTACAAGAGCAGATGGAGAAATTAACTGCAActgtagcagaaatagcagaaggacttaaatgtgtgactgaggggttgaagcaaacacaggccTCAGTTAATACAATCACTACATCGGTTAATGcctcagttaactctgcaatagagaAACTCCAAGTGGACCTAAAAGcagacattaaaaattctacAGATACCttggagagatcaattggccaaattgaagaaaatgtaagaaagaacagagatgaaataaataaattggcacaggaggtaacaacgttaaaaaaggactctgaggaatttaaagtggttaaggaaaaaattaagaaagtggaacagaaactggacaatattgacttggagaatttagagggaattggcacacgacagagaactgtagaagaatctctcgcttttcttcaactccaccagagagaagGGAACCTTCGcctcaggggtcttccagaattagAAGGAGAGGACCTAAAAGCCTTTATTGTGCAGCAATTTTCGTCatattgggaattggaagaagtaaacgtcgcagcacgcatagtgaaagccttcagatttgggcctagagggtccagagggaagaaaagcagcaaaacagtcagtgactgtctgCTGGTACTGCACGATAGAAACgacagagatttctttctggacctacactatagaaacaacctggtggtacagtggagCAAAGTCATCTtctataaggatatccccagattttttttggacaaaagaattccatataacgatttggttgcagaactaaggaggaacaacatctccttcagttgggaatttccagaaggtcttgcatttacattcaaaggaaaaaagacaagaattaaatccctggctgaaaagcagaaatttcTGGATAAACACCTGGAAGAACTCAAGGCAGGACTGCTTGAGCCATCGCTACATAGTCGCCCAGGAGTATTCCCACCCCCGGGGATACCAGGACCAAGCGACAAAGACCCAGAAGAAGATAAGTTAGCACAAGCGACTGGAGGagaggcctaaaataaaggaATATGGCGCTGAAGTTATTGACatggaatgtacggggattgaaccagagaccaaagagacgcagagtattttatggattggaaaagaaggatttggacattatatgtttgCAGGAGACCCACATAATTCGGCgacacagaagactactacaacATAAAAAACttggccaagagttcatatcatcagacaaggtcaaaaagagaggtgtggtaatatatgcaaaggagaaatacaatccaagacagttatttaaagatgaagaagggagatatatcgcaattgagattaaaacacaaggcgaaaaatttttgattctgggactttatgcaccaaatgatggaaagtcaactttctacaaaaaaatacatgacttgctgttggactatttggattacaaactgatttgcctgggagattttaatggggctgtttccactttaatggacagatcccaaagaacaaaattaacaaatgatgggaaactccccaagactttttttgaaatggtggacaatttaaatctggaggatgcttggagattgaaaaaccccaccgagacagaggcaacttactatagtgaatcccagcagtcatggtcgaggatagactatatttggatatcgaatgaattgacatctaaaatatataaagcagaaatcggcccaaagacatattcggaccataatcctgtacaggtaaccctcaaaatggtttccaagggatcttttagatggagaatggatgacgcgttgatgagagacaccaagctggtagaaagagccatgaaaaaaatgaaggagtattttcaaatcaattggaactcggaagtagaaaaaagaatcgcatgggatgcaagtaaagcggtaatgagaggattcctcataagtgaaaaagcgaagaagaaaaaactacaaaatgcagaaatggaaaggctgctgaaattaatcaaagttaaagaaaaggagttaagaggtcatcccaaatcttcaagaattcaaaaggaaattaaatacttgcaatcccagtatgctaaaatcatgaatcaagatttagaatggaaattgaaaatgatgaaacaaagatcatttgaatcggcgaataaatgtggaaaactattagcctggcaactgaagaaaagacaaaaggctaaCGTCATCGGCAACTTGGAAGTAAATGGAAAAATAGTGgaaaacccggaggaaatcaggaagtgttttcaaaaattctataagcaactgtacaaggaggagaagataaaagaagaagagatagaccggttTCTGCAACAACATGgtctgcagaaagtcccagaggacagactaacaactctcaaccacccgatatcgatccaagaaattgaggaggcaatcaaaaatatgcaattaggaaaggccccaggaccagacggactgactgcaaagttttataagatTCTCAAAGACTGGCTTTCACAGCCATTGAAGGaagtatgcaacaaaatattagaaggagatagggcaccagaaacgtggaaagaagcctttatcacgctcattccaaaaccagatacagatagaatgcaaatgaaaaattatcgtccaatttccttactgaatgtggattataaaatctttgcaaatattatggctacaagattgaaaagagtgctgaaggattatatTCATAAAGAAcaggcgggtttccttccaggaagacaaataagcaataatacaagaattattgtggacatattagaaaaactggaaagaaacataaataccgaggcagcactattgtttattgatgcggagaaagcttttgataaaatatcttggaagtttatgaaaaagaatttggaaaagatgggagttggagaaagattcttaaatggcattaaagccatttatactgaacaaagagctaaaataataataaatggcgtgatatcggaagaaattgaagttcaaaaaggaacaagacaagggtgccctatctcccctttactatttataacggtcctggaggtccttttaaatatgctacgaaaagagaaacaggtaaaaggaatcagagtgggagagaaagaatacaaattacgcgcctttgcagatgacctgatgctatccctacaagaaccagaaagcagtgttcccaaagctttagaattaattgaacaatttggacgtgtagctggcttcaaactaaataaacagaaaaccaaagttttaagtaaaaatatgagtgcagaacagatacaaagattacaggagggcactggcctcacttttgttaaaatggtaaaatatctaggtatcaatctcacagtaaaaaatgtgaacctgtacaaagacaattatgaaaaactgtggatagagataaaaaaagacttggagatatggacaaggttgaaactgtcgttaatgggaagaatagctgccattaaaatgaatgttctaccaaggatgctgtttttattccaagccataccaattttggataagatggactgctttaagattt encodes the following:
- the LOC117061209 gene encoding LOW QUALITY PROTEIN: olfactory receptor 1L4-like (The sequence of the model RefSeq protein was modified relative to this genomic sequence to represent the inferred CDS: inserted 5 bases in 4 codons; deleted 1 base in 1 codon) — protein: MGNQTVFSGFILSGFSVSAEYRGILFPVFLSMYLLTMLGNVLIVLLICSDPHLLSAPMYFFXVDVIVPKMLETFGDSGSADISSRGCLTQMYFFIAFANIDSFLLVSMADDRYVATCHPLHYATLLSHKHWLLLVAGSWGLPNVYCLFHTLLTNQLSFCGPWEVSHFFCDTCPLLHLSCSDTHSAQMXGCMLVMTPFFYILLSYIWVVGAMLKVPSAAGKRKTFSTXTVMTLFYGSIIGVCFQPSSTSSGGRRQVATVAYTXGHPMLNPIIYSLRNHEMKAAMKRLFSQLGLVTTGTSAEQWVAK